One Mercurialis annua linkage group LG3, ddMerAnnu1.2, whole genome shotgun sequence DNA window includes the following coding sequences:
- the LOC126671576 gene encoding protein MHF1 homolog isoform X2, translating to MEGEHGNDDLERVEEDESVNELLRDRFRLSAISIAETEAKNIGMEISEPIIACISDLAFKYTAHRNEHVAALLRSFARDLKAKEPQSDRKRKKVSKKQDAAITNATLSSPALLSNLLNHGPSAVLDFVSRRIRF from the exons atggaaggAGAACATGGGAACGACGATTTAGAAAGAGTAGAAGAGGACGAATCGGTTAACGAGTTGCTTCGAGACCGATTCCGGCTCTCTGCCATCTCTATCGCAGAAACTGAAg CGAAAAATATCGGAATGGAGATATCTGAACCAATAATTGCTTGCATTTCCGATTTAGCCTTTAAATACACAG CTCATAGAAATGAACATGTAGCTGCCTTGTTGAGGTCCTTCGCCCGTGATCTGAAAGCTAAAGAACCCCAGTCGGATAGGAAAAGGAAGAAAGTGTCGAAAAAGCAAGATGCAGCAATTACTAATGCA ACATTGAGTTCACCTGCATTACTCAGCAATCTTCTCAACCATGGACCTAGTGCCGTGTTGGATTTCGTTTCCCGGAGGATCAGATTCTGA
- the LOC126671915 gene encoding probable alpha-mannosidase At5g13980, with the protein MAIQACFLIIVASILCLSVESKYMVYNTTAGIVSGKINVHLVPHTHDDVGWLKTIDQYYVGSNNSIQGACVQNVLDSLVPALLADKNRKFIYVEQAFFQRWWNEQSNKIKRIVKRLVRSGQLELINGGMCMHDEATVHYIDMIDQTTLGHKFIKEEFNLTPRIGWQIDPFGHSAVQAYLLGAEVGFDSFFFGRIDYQDRSKRKDEKNLEVVWRGSKSLGSSAQIFAGAFPKNYEPPSDNFYFEVDDASPVVQDDINLFDYNVPDRVDDFVSAAISQANITRTNHVMWTMGTDFKYQYAHSWFKQMDKFIHYVNQDGRVNAFYSTPSIYTDAKHASKESWRLKTDDYFPYADDVNAYWTGYFTSRPSLKGYVRAMSGYYVAARQLEFLKGMSRAGPNTDSLANALAIAQHHDAVAGTAKQHVANDYAKRLSIGYKEAEKVVKESLTCIAEAKLENGCINTTVDKLQQCPLLNISYCPASEVDLSNGKSLVVVVYNSLGWKRENIIRIPVINDKVIVKDSEGNAIESQLLPLLNASVSIRNYHSVAYLGNSPNLTPNYWLAFSASAPPLGFSTYIISGVTPTAKRTAAISEVQTAHRTGATQHDTIEIGPGNLKLIYSGKEGKLTQYINSRTSVKRSLEQSYSYYAGYEGTDKDPQASGAYIFRPNGTYPINTTNGQVAFTVLRGPLLDEIHHRINPWIYQITRVYRGKEHAEVEFIVGPIPIDDGIGKEVVTKITTTLNNNKTFYTDSSGRDFLERIRDYRKDWDLQVNQPIAGNYYPINLGIFMKDKTSEFSILVDRSIGGSSTVDGQLELMLHRRLVKDDSRGVGEALNETVCVQDKCTGLTIVGKYYLRIDPLSEGAKWRRTYGQEIYSPFLLAFAEQEGDSWTNSHVTTFSAMDHSYVLPDNVALLTLQELDTAKVLIRFAHLYEIGEDEELSVMASVELKKVFPNKKISKVTETSLSANQERAEMEKKRLVWSVQGSSGDETKAVRGRGVDTEKLVVELAPMEIRTFLLDF; encoded by the exons ATGGCGATTCAAGCGTGTTTCTTGATTATAGTAGCAAGCATTTTATGCTTGAGTGTGGAATCCAAGTATATGGTATATAATACCACAGCAGGCATTGTTTCTGGGAAGATTAATGTTCACTTGGTGCCTCACACACATGATGATGTTGGGTGGTTAAAGACTATTGATCAGTACTATGTTGGATCTAACAATTCGATTCAG GGAGCATGTGTACAAAATGTGCTGGATTCCTTAGTGCCAGCATTGCTTGCAGACAAGAATCGCAAGTTCATATATGTTGAACAG GCATTTTTCCAACGGTGGTGGAATGAGCAGAGCAACAAGATCAAAAGAATAGTGAAAAGGCTTGTTAGATCGGGCCAACTTGAGTTAAT AAATGGGGGGATGTGCATGCATGATGAGGCAACTGTGCACTACATAGACATGATCGATCAAACAACTTTAGGGCACAAGTTTATAAAAGAAGAGTTTAATTTGACTCCAAGAATTGGTTGGCAGATTGATCCATTTGGACATTCTGCAGTTCAGGCTTACCTGCTGGGGGCAGAG GTTGGATTCGACTCTTTCTTTTTTGGTCGAATTGACTATCAAGACAGGTCTAAAAGGAAGGATGAGAAGAACCTTGAGGTTGTCTGGCGTGGCTCTAAAAGTCTAGGCTCCTCTGCACAG ATATTTGCAGGTGCATTTCCTAAGAATTATGAACCTCCAAGTGATAACTTCTACTTTGAAGTTGATGATGCATCTCCTGTTGTCCAG GATGACATCAATTTGTTTGATTACAATGTCCCTGATCGCGTGGATGATTTTGTATCTGCCGCAATTTCTCAA GCTAACATAACTCGGACAAATCATGTTATGTGGACTATGGGGACAGATTTCAAATACCAGTACGCTCACTCGTGGTTTAAGCAGATGGACAAGTTTATACATTACGTGAATCAA GATGGGCGTGTGAACGCCTTCTACTCAACACCATCAATATATACTGATGCAAAACATGCATCAAAAGAGTCATGGCGACTCAAGACTGATGACTATTTCCC ATATGCAGATGATGTAAATGCTTACTGGACTGGATACTTTACGAGTAGGCCTTCCTTGAAAGGCTATGTTAGAGCAATGAGTGGCTACTATGTG GCAGCAAGACAACTGGAGTTTCTTAAAGGAATGAGTAGGGCAGGACCAAATACAGATTCTCTTGCTAATGCATTAGCAATTGCCCAACATCATGATGCAGTTGCTGGCACCGCTAAGCAGCATGTGGCTAATGATTATGCAAAACGGCTGTCAATAGGATACAAGGAG GCTGAGAAGGTAGTCAAAGAATCACTGACCTGCATAGCAGAGGCAAAACTAGAAAATGGTTGCATAAACACAACAGTTGACAAATTGCAACAG TGTCCCTTGCTGAATATAAGCTATTGTCCTGCATCAGAAGTTGATTTGTCAAATGGAAAAAGCTTG GTGGTGGTTGTCTACAATTCGTTGGGATGGAAAAGAGAGAACATTATAAGAATTCCT GTTATTAATGACAAAGTTATTGTCAAGGATTCTGAAGGAAATGCAATTGAATCACAGCTTTTGCCTCTTTTAAATGCCTCTGTAAGCATAAGAAACTACCATTCAGTGGCATATTTGGGTAATTCTCCAAATCTGACGCCCAACTACTGGCTAGCATTTTCAGCATCAGCACCACCTCTTGGTTTCAGCACGTACATAATCTCTGGTGTCACCCCAACTGCCAAACGGACAG CTGCTATTTCTGAGGTGCAAACAGCACACAGGACAGGAGCTACTCAACATGATACAATTGAAATAGGGCCAGGCAACTTGAAACTAATATATTCTGGGAAAGAAGGAAAACTGACTCAGTATATAAACAGCAGAACCTCG GTTAAAAGATCTTTGGAACAATCATACAGCTATTACGCCGGATATGAAGGAACTGACAAGGATCCTCAG GCTTCTGGAGCATACATCTTCCGCCCGAACGGTACATATCCCATCAACACCACAAATGGACAG GTTGCTTTCACAGTTTTGCGGGGACCCTTATTGGATGAAATACATCACCGGATTAACCCATGGATATACCAG ATAACCAGAGTTTACAGGGGGAAAGAGCATGCTGAAGTTGAGTTCATT GTTGGGCCGATACCAATTGATGATGGAATTGGCAAAGAGGTTGTAACTAAGATTACAACAACTCTCAACAACAACAAAACATTCTATACAGATTCAAGTGGGCGTGATTTCCTAGAAAGG ATTCGAGACTATAGGAAAGACTGGGACCTCCAAGTGAATCAACCTATTGCAGGAAATTATTATCCT ATTAACCTTGGAATTTTTATGAAAGACAAAACTTCAGAGTTCTCTATTTTAGTAGACCGATCTATTGGAGGATCAAGTACTGTGGATGGGCAATTGGAACTGATGCTCCACAG GAGATTAGTTAAAGATGATTCTAGAGGAGTGGGAGAGGCGCTGAATGAGACAGTGTGTGTTCAGGATAAATGCACAGGATTGACT ATTGTAGGGAAGTACTACTTAAGAATAGATCCCTTAAGTGAGGGTGCTAAATGGCGTCGAACATATGGTCAAGAGATATATTCTCCCTTCCTCTTAGCCTTTGCAGAGCAG GAGGGCGACAGTTGGACAAATTCTCATGTAACAACCTTTTCTGCCATGGATCATTCCTATGTTTTACCAGATAATGTTGCACTATTGACCCTCCAG GAACTGGACACTGCAAAAGTTCTAATTAGGTTCGCACACTTATACGAG ATTGGAGAGGATGAGGAATTGTCAGTCATGGCAAGTGTAGAGTTGAAAAAGGTGTTTCCAAACAAGAAG ATAAGTAAAGTGACAGAGACAAGTTTATCTGCCAACCAAGAAAGAGCagaaatggagaagaagaggCTAGTTTGGAGTGTACAAGGCTCTTCTGGGGACGAAACCAAGGCAGTGAGAGGACGAGGTGTAGATACAGAAAAACTAGTAGTTGAACTTGCTCCAATGGAAATCCGCACTTTCCTTCTAGACTTTTGA
- the LOC126671576 gene encoding protein MHF1 homolog isoform X1: MEGEHGNDDLERVEEDESVNELLRDRFRLSAISIAETEAKNIGMEISEPIIACISDLAFKYTEQLAKDLELFAQHASRKTVSMDDVILSAHRNEHVAALLRSFARDLKAKEPQSDRKRKKVSKKQDAAITNATLSSPALLSNLLNHGPSAVLDFVSRRIRF; encoded by the exons atggaaggAGAACATGGGAACGACGATTTAGAAAGAGTAGAAGAGGACGAATCGGTTAACGAGTTGCTTCGAGACCGATTCCGGCTCTCTGCCATCTCTATCGCAGAAACTGAAg CGAAAAATATCGGAATGGAGATATCTGAACCAATAATTGCTTGCATTTCCGATTTAGCCTTTAAATACACAG AGCAATTGGCAAAGGATCTGGAGCTGTTTGCTCAGCATGCTAGTCGTAAAACTGTCAGCATGGATGATGTTATACTTTCTG CTCATAGAAATGAACATGTAGCTGCCTTGTTGAGGTCCTTCGCCCGTGATCTGAAAGCTAAAGAACCCCAGTCGGATAGGAAAAGGAAGAAAGTGTCGAAAAAGCAAGATGCAGCAATTACTAATGCA ACATTGAGTTCACCTGCATTACTCAGCAATCTTCTCAACCATGGACCTAGTGCCGTGTTGGATTTCGTTTCCCGGAGGATCAGATTCTGA
- the LOC126671916 gene encoding magnesium protoporphyrin IX methyltransferase, chloroplastic — MANASSFLSSTTFHTNTNISRFLTPKLKTTRTVTVSAIPPFTVASAAEFSSLDGTTLAVISGGSVAALAAAISLTDPERRRKLQADEVGGGDKEVVREYFNNTGFQRWKKIYGETDEVNRVQRDIRLGHSKTVENVLQMLKDEGSLKGVTVCDAGCGTGSLSIPLAKEGAVVSASDISAAMVAEAEKNAKEQLQLATENAPVLPKFEVNDLESLNGKYDTVVCLDVLIHYPQSKADGMIAHLASLAENRLILSFAPKTFYYSLLKRIGELFPGPSKATRAYLHAEGDVERALKKVGWKIRKRGLTTTQFYFARLVEAVPE, encoded by the exons ATGGCGAATGCGTCGTCGTTTTTAAGTTCAACTACATTTCACACCAACACCAATATCTCCAGATTCTTAACTCCCAAATTGAAAACAACTAGAACAGTTACTGTATCCGCCATTCCGCCGTTCACCGTCGCATCCGCCGCCGAATTCTCCTCACTCGACGGGacaaccctagccgtcatcagCGGAGGCTCCGTTGCTGCTCTAGCTGCCGCAATCTCCCTCACTGACCCCGAGCGCCGGCGGAAGCTGCAAGCGGATGAAGTCGGAGGCGGAGACAAGGAGGTAGTCAGAGAGTACTTCAACAACACTGGATTCCAACGGTGGAAGAAGATCTACGGTGAAACAGACGAAGTTAATCGAGTTCAACGTGACATTAGGTTAGGCCACTCAAAAACCGTCGAAAACGTGCTACAAATGCTGAAAGACGAAGGCTCACTCAAAGGAGTAACCGTCTGTGACGCCGGTTGTGGTACCGGAAGCCTCTCAATTCCGCTAGCAAAAGAAGGCGCCGTCGTCTCCGCTAGCGATATCTCCGCTGCTATGGTCGCCGAGGCTGAAAAAAAC GCGAAAGAGCAGCTTCAATTAGCGACTGAAAATGCGCCGGTGTTACCAAAATTTGAAGTTAATGATCTGGAGAGTTTAAACGGGAAATACGACACCGTCGTGTGCTTAGATGTTCTGATACATTATCCACAGAGTAAAGCGGACGGAATGATTGCTCATCTCGCCTCATTAGCGGAGAATCGATTGATTTTAAGTTTTGCGCCGAAGACATTTTACTACAGTTTGTTGAAGAGGATCGGCGAGTTGTTTCCGGGGCCGTCGAAGGCGACGAGAGCGTATTTACATGCGGAGGGTGATGTGGAGAGAGCGTTGAAGAAAGTTGGGTGGAAGATTAGAAAACGAGGGCTGACTACTACTCAGTTTTACTTCGCTAGGCTTGTTGAAGCTGTTCCTGAATGA